One segment of Solanum lycopersicum chromosome 1, SLM_r2.1 DNA contains the following:
- the LOC101256717 gene encoding probable pectin methylesterase CGR3, which yields MSRRPTRRFADAGSIPFVGSLHPKSRPSPLLSLGLVLGALLIIGYVYHSSGGRSAADAFSRLEGGTSCTAELHRALPVLKKAYGDNMRKVLHVGPDTCSVVSNLLKEEDTEAWGIEPYDLDETDSNCKALVHKGIVRVADVKFPLPYRSKSFSLVIVSDAVDYLSPRYLNKTIPELARVAADGLVILSGYPGQQKVKGAELSKFGRPAKLRSSSWWIRFFIQTSLEENEPVTKKFEQAAAKRSYKPACQVFHLKPLL from the exons ATGTCAAGAAGGCCAACTCGCCGCTTTGCAGATGCTGGTAGTATTCCATTTGTGGGCTCCTTGCACCCCAAATCACGTCCATCTCCTTTATTGTCCTTAGGACTTGTTTTG GGTGCATTGCTGATCATTGGTTACGTATATCATAGTTCAG GTGGAAGAAGTGCAGCAGATGCTTTTAGTAGACTTGAAG GTGGTACTTCATGCACAGCGGAGCTTCACAGAGCATTACCTGTACTGAAGAAAGCATATGGGGATAACATGCGGAAAGTGTTGCACGTAGGCCCTGACACTTGTTCAGTGGTCTCTAATCTATTAAAAGAAGAGGATACTGAAGCTTGGGGCATTGAACCATATGATTTAGATGAAACTGATAGCAACTGCAAGGCTCTTGTTCACAAAGGGATTGTTCGAGTAGCCGATGTTAAATTTCCTCTCCCCTACCGTTCAAAGTCGTTCTCTCTAGTCATAGTATCTGATGCAGTGGATTACTTGTCTCCAAGATACCTTAACAAAACTATTCCAGAGTTGGCAAGGGTGGCTGCTGATGGATTAGTTATTTTATCTG GTTACCCTGGTCAGCAAAAGGTTAAAGGAGCGGAGCTGTCAAAATTTGGCCGGCCA GCCAAATTGCGGAGCTCGTCCTGGTGGATTAGATTTTTCATTCAAACCAGCTTAGAAGAGAATGAACCTGTAACTAAGAAATTTGAACAAGCAGCAGCCAAGAGGTCTTACAAGCCAGCCTGCCAAGTTTTCCACCTCAAGCCACTTCTTTGA
- the LOC101257018 gene encoding protein trichome birefringence-like 13 isoform X2, translating to MFVSLFCTLKQASGDVKKWRPAGADRGFTFLKYNLTISYHRTNLLARYGRWSANANGGVLESLGYKEGYRVDVDVPDGTWAEAPSFHDILIFNTGHWWWAPSKFDPVKSPMLFFEKGNPVVPPQSLDRGLGMVLKHMISYVDKRMRPGTTVFMRTQSPRHFEGGDWDQGGSCQRSQPLSPQEVEELFSIQNNGTNVEVRLVNQHLYRAFEGTEFHILDISHLSEFRADAHPSTAGGKKHDDCMHWCLPGLTDIWNDLFVAYLNNLEHRT from the exons ATGTTTGTTTCACTTTTCTGCACTTTAAAGCAGGCGTCAGGCGATGTCAAAAAGTGGCGCCCTGCTGGAGCTGATCGTGGTTTTACCTTTCTGAAGTATAATCTTACTATCTCATATCATCGGACAAATCTATTGGCTCGTTATGGTAG GTGGTCAGCCAATGCCAATGGAGGGGTACTGGAATCTCTAGGATATAAGGAGGGTTATAGAGTTGATGTTGATGTACCAGATGGAACATGGGCAGAAGCGCCAAGTTTCCACGACATTCTCATCTTTAACACGGGTCACTG GTGGTGGGCTCCTTCAAAGTTTGATCCAGTAAAGTCACCCATGCTTTTCTTTGAAAAGGGCAATCCTGTGGTGCCTCCACAGTCCCTCGATAGGGGGCTTGGCATGGTATTAAAGCATATG ATATCTTATGTGGACAAAAGGATGCGACCTGGAACCACGGTGTTCATGCGAACACAATCTCCAAGGCATTTTGAAGGAGGTGACTGGGACCAAGGTGGCTCTTGCCAGCGGTCGCAGCCTCTCTCACCTCAAGAG GTGGAGGAACTCTTTTCCATTCAAAATAACGGAACAAATGTGGAGGTTCGCCTTGTGAATCAGCATCTATACAGGGCCTTTGAAGGCACTGAATTTCATATACTGGATATATCTCATTTGAGTGAGTTTAGAGCCGATGCCCATCCTTCTACAGCAGGTGGGAAGAAACATGATGATTGCATGCACTGGTGCTTACCGGGACTTACAGATATCTGGAATGACTTGTTTGTAGCATATTTAAATAATCTTGAACATAGGACCTAA
- the PR-1a1 gene encoding pathogenesis-related protein 1A1 precursor: MKSSIFVACFITFIIFHSSQAQTPRENFLNAHNAARRRVGVGPMTWDDGLAAYAQNYANQRADDCGMIHSDGPYGENLAAAFPQLNAAGAVKMWDDEKQWYDYNSNTCAPGKVCGHYTQVVWRKSVRLGCARVRCNSGWVFITCNYDPPGNYIGQRPYGDLEEQKPDFDSKLELPN; encoded by the coding sequence ATGAAATCCTCCATTTTCGTTGCTTGTTTCATTACCTTCATTATATTTCACTCATCACAAGCTCAAACTCCTCGAGAGAATTTTCTCAACGCTCACAATGCAGCTCGTAGACGAGTTGGCGTTGGCCCTATGACATGGGACGATGGTCTAGCAGCCTATGCCCAAAATTACGCCAATCAAAGAGCTGATGACTGTGGAATGATCCACTCTGATGGCCCTTACGGCGAAAACCTAGCCGCTGCTTTTCCACAGCTAAACGCTGCTGGTGCTGTGAAGATGTGGGACGATGAGAAGCAATGGTACGATTATAATTCGAATACGTGTGCTCCAGGTAAAGTCTGTGGACATTATACTCAAGTGGTATGGCGTAAGTCGGTACGTCTAGGTTGTGCTAGGGTTCGATGCAACAGTGGGTGGGTTTTTATAACGTGCAATTATGATCCACCCGGTAATTATATAGGACAACGTCCCTACGGTGATCTTGAAGAACAAAAACCGGACTTTGATTCCAAGTTGGAGCTTCCAAATTAA
- the LOC100191111 gene encoding PR1 protein precursor, which translates to MGYSNIALIICFLTFAIFHSSQAQNSPQDYLNAHNAARRQVGVGPMTWDNRLAAFAQNYANQRAGDCRMQHSGGPYGENLAAAFPQLNAAGAVKMWVDEKQWYNYNSNTCQAGKVCGHYTQVVWRNSVRLGCARVRCNNGWYFITCNYDPPGNWRGQRPYGDLENQPAFDSKLELPTDV; encoded by the coding sequence ATGGGATACTCCAATATTGCTTTAATCATTTGTTTCCTTACCTTTGCTATATTTCACTCATCACAAGCTCAAAACTCCCCTCAAGATTATCTTAACGCTCACAATGCAGCTCGTAGACAAGTTGGAGTCGGTCCTATGACATGGGACAATAGGCTAGCGGCCTTTGCCCAAAATTACGCCAATCAAAGAGCTGGGGACTGCAGGATGCAACACTCTGGTGGACCTTACGGTGAAAACCTAGCTGCCGCTTTCCCCCAGCTCAACGCGGCTGGTGCTGTGAAGATGTGGGTTGATGAGAAGCAATGGTACAATTATAACTCGAATACTTGTCAAGCTGGTAAAGTATGTGGACACTATACTCAGGTGGTGTGGCGTAACTCGGTACGTCTTGGTTGTGCTAGGGTCAGGTGCAACAACGGGTGGTACTTTATAACTTGTAATTATGATCCACCAGGTAACTGGAGAGGACAACGTCCATATGGTGATCTTGAAAATCAACCGGCTTTTGATTCCAAGTTGGAACTTCCAACTGATGTCTAA
- the LOC101257018 gene encoding protein trichome birefringence-like 13 isoform X1 — MANQWKRLKQPSSLSLSPSFLFLSLLSFASLFLFFFIFNTSHQTNSVKNKVLYSKSCNFTDGHWIYDPSINSPRYDNTCKEIYKGWSCIGSKKSNALDIVKWRWKPYQCDLPQFDPLSFLHRFRDTNIGFVGDSLNRNMFVSLFCTLKQASGDVKKWRPAGADRGFTFLKYNLTISYHRTNLLARYGRWSANANGGVLESLGYKEGYRVDVDVPDGTWAEAPSFHDILIFNTGHWWWAPSKFDPVKSPMLFFEKGNPVVPPQSLDRGLGMVLKHMISYVDKRMRPGTTVFMRTQSPRHFEGGDWDQGGSCQRSQPLSPQEVEELFSIQNNGTNVEVRLVNQHLYRAFEGTEFHILDISHLSEFRADAHPSTAGGKKHDDCMHWCLPGLTDIWNDLFVAYLNNLEHRT, encoded by the exons ATGGCCAATCAATGGAAGAGACTGAAGCAGCCTTCTTCATTATCACTCTCTCCCTCTTTTCTATTTCTCTCGCTTCTCAGCTTCGCttctctcttcctcttcttctttatcttcaACACCTCACATCAAACCAATTCGGTGAAGAACAAAGTGTTATACTCCAAGTCGTGTAACTTCACCGACGGACACTGGATTTACGATCCGAGTATCAACTCCCCGCGCTATGATAACACTTGTAAGGAGATCTATAAAGGATGGAGTTGTATTGGCAGCAAAAAATCAAATGCGCTTGACATTGTTAAGTGGCGTTGGAAACCCTATCAATGTGATCTACCTCAATTCGATCCTCTCTCTTTCCTTCACCGCTTCAGAGACACCAATATCG GGTTTGTTGGGGACTCCTTAAACAGAAACATGTTTGTTTCACTTTTCTGCACTTTAAAGCAGGCGTCAGGCGATGTCAAAAAGTGGCGCCCTGCTGGAGCTGATCGTGGTTTTACCTTTCTGAAGTATAATCTTACTATCTCATATCATCGGACAAATCTATTGGCTCGTTATGGTAG GTGGTCAGCCAATGCCAATGGAGGGGTACTGGAATCTCTAGGATATAAGGAGGGTTATAGAGTTGATGTTGATGTACCAGATGGAACATGGGCAGAAGCGCCAAGTTTCCACGACATTCTCATCTTTAACACGGGTCACTG GTGGTGGGCTCCTTCAAAGTTTGATCCAGTAAAGTCACCCATGCTTTTCTTTGAAAAGGGCAATCCTGTGGTGCCTCCACAGTCCCTCGATAGGGGGCTTGGCATGGTATTAAAGCATATG ATATCTTATGTGGACAAAAGGATGCGACCTGGAACCACGGTGTTCATGCGAACACAATCTCCAAGGCATTTTGAAGGAGGTGACTGGGACCAAGGTGGCTCTTGCCAGCGGTCGCAGCCTCTCTCACCTCAAGAG GTGGAGGAACTCTTTTCCATTCAAAATAACGGAACAAATGTGGAGGTTCGCCTTGTGAATCAGCATCTATACAGGGCCTTTGAAGGCACTGAATTTCATATACTGGATATATCTCATTTGAGTGAGTTTAGAGCCGATGCCCATCCTTCTACAGCAGGTGGGAAGAAACATGATGATTGCATGCACTGGTGCTTACCGGGACTTACAGATATCTGGAATGACTTGTTTGTAGCATATTTAAATAATCTTGAACATAGGACCTAA
- the LOC101257309 gene encoding pathogenesis-related leaf protein 4-like, translated as MEMSKLSTFVVLLVLGLAHSSVAQNLPQDIVVVHNKARAEVGVPLPPLKWNDTLAAYAHEYATTRLGECTLVHSDSPYGENLAMGSGDFTAVQAVNLWVGEKKNYDYASNTCREGMCGHYTQVVWKNTEQVGCARLKCSNGEWWFVSCNYYPPGNYVGEKPY; from the coding sequence ATGGAGATGTCAAAGCTTTCAACCTTTGTTGTGTTGTTGGTTTTAGGCTTAGCCCATTCTTCAGTGGCCCAAAATTTGCCCCAAGACATTGTTGTAGTCCACAACAAGGCCCGTGCTGAAGTTGGTGTGCCACTTCCACCCCTAAAATGGAACGATACGCTTGCTGCTTATGCCCATGAATATGCCACCACTAGATTAGGTGAATGCACATTGGTGCATTCAGATTCACCCTACGGTGAGAATCTTGCAATGGGCTCCGGTGATTTTACCGCCGTGCAGGCAGTTAATTTGTGGGTAGGAGAGAAAAAGAACTACGATTATGCATCCAACACTTGTAGAGAAGGTATGTGCGGACATTATACTCAGGTCGTCTGGAAAAATACCGAACAAGTTGGATGCGCTAGATTGAAATGCTCGAATGGTGAATGGTGGTTTGTGTCATGCAACTATTACCCACCTGGAAATTACGTCGGCGAGAAACCTTATTAA